Proteins encoded in a region of the Pelmatolapia mariae isolate MD_Pm_ZW linkage group LG16_19, Pm_UMD_F_2, whole genome shotgun sequence genome:
- the ap5s1 gene encoding AP-5 complex subunit sigma-1, producing MVRCFLIHTVCPVSALSAGESRVLYSRVFGPDDGVLSERHRELSPEERRLLQKEKVAAVARQVRSAVSLSREASGRLIVETMPGEENLALQDADCGVVRLRAGDPFSEETSALWLGVQSLGFTLVCEPHENLLLAEGTLRNLTRHCLEHLHMLGQGSEVLLKSDRIDVLLSRLLPHGQLLFLNHRFAQSLEKEVAAYMAK from the exons ATGGTTCGGTGTTTCCTCATCCACACCGTGTGCCCGGTGAGTGCTCTGTCTGCCGGGGAGAGCCGTGTTCTGTACTCCCGGGTTTTCGGTCCAGATGACGGAGTCCTGTCCGAGCGGCACCGAGAGCTCAGCCCGGAGGAAAGAAGGCTTCTGCAGAAGGAGAAGGTGGCCGCAGTCGCCAG ACAAGTCCGGAGTGCTGTCTCTCTGTCCCGGGAAGCCTCGGGTCGGCTGATAGTGGAGACGATGCCGGGCGAAGAGAATCTGGCTCTGCAGGACGCTGACTGCGGTGTGGTGCGGCTCAGAGCCGGAGACCCCTTCTCCGAGGAGACGAGCGCTCTGTGGCTGGGGGTTCAGAGTCTGGGCTTCACGCTCGTCTGTGAGCCCCACGAgaacctgctgctggctgagggaACACTGCGCAACCTGACCCGCCACTGCCTGGAGCACCTGCACATGCTGGGGCAAGGGAGCGAG GTCCTGCTGAAGAGCGACCGGATCGACGTCCTGCTCAGTCGCCTGCTTCCTCACGGGCAGCTGCTCTTCCTCAACCACCGCTTTGCCCAGAGTTTGGAAAAGGAAGTAGCGGCTTATATGGCCAAATAA